From the genome of Hymenobacter sp. PAMC 26628, one region includes:
- a CDS encoding acyl-ACP desaturase has product MLSTTMISRGEVLQHLEGFLKENIYSFLKKVEDSWQPADYLPDSRRETFFDEVKDLREKASSLSYDLLAVLIGDTITEEALPNYEAWFHELDDLNRDDNNGWAQWIRGWTAEENRHGDLLNRYLYLSGRVNMREFEMSTQYLINDGFDLGTAHDPYRAFVYTSYQEMATNISHRRVGQLARTAGDDGLSKICGMIAGDENRHARAYKTFVEKIFEVDPSEMMLAFEDMMRKKIVMPAHYMRELGIDMGKTYGHFTDAAQRLGVYTSADYTDILDTLIADWKIANITGLNGAAEKARDYVMALPARLRRVSDRMPVPKLEYKFKWIS; this is encoded by the coding sequence ATGCTCAGCACCACGATGATTTCGCGCGGCGAGGTCTTGCAACACCTCGAAGGCTTCCTGAAGGAAAACATCTACAGTTTTCTCAAAAAAGTGGAGGATAGTTGGCAACCAGCCGACTATTTACCCGATTCGCGCCGCGAAACGTTTTTTGACGAAGTAAAAGACCTGCGCGAAAAGGCCAGTAGCCTCAGCTACGACTTGCTGGCCGTGCTCATCGGCGACACCATCACCGAGGAGGCCTTGCCCAACTACGAGGCTTGGTTCCACGAGCTCGACGACCTGAACCGCGACGACAACAACGGCTGGGCCCAGTGGATCCGGGGCTGGACGGCTGAGGAAAACCGCCACGGCGACTTGCTCAACCGCTACCTCTACCTCTCGGGCCGCGTGAACATGCGCGAATTTGAGATGAGCACCCAGTACCTCATCAACGACGGCTTCGACCTGGGCACCGCCCACGACCCGTACCGCGCCTTCGTGTACACGAGCTATCAGGAAATGGCCACCAACATCTCGCACCGTCGCGTGGGCCAGCTCGCCCGCACCGCCGGCGATGACGGCCTGTCCAAAATCTGCGGCATGATTGCTGGCGATGAAAACCGCCATGCCCGCGCCTATAAGACCTTCGTGGAGAAGATTTTTGAGGTGGACCCCTCGGAAATGATGCTGGCCTTCGAGGACATGATGCGCAAGAAAATTGTGATGCCCGCCCACTACATGCGCGAGCTGGGCATCGACATGGGCAAAACCTACGGCCACTTCACCGACGCCGCTCAGCGCCTGGGTGTGTACACCAGCGCTGACTACACCGACATCCTCGATACGCTGATTGCCGACTGGAAAATCGCCAACATTACCGGCTTGAATGGCGCCGCTGAGAAGGCCCGCGACTACGTGATGGCCCTACCTGCCCGCCTGCGCCGCGTGAGCGACCGCATGCCCGTGCCCAAGCTGGAATACAAGTTTAAGTGGATCAGCTAA
- a CDS encoding cupin-like domain-containing protein, with the protein MDIQRVGDISHQEFMRDFYNPGIPVIFTQASKVWEANGLFTPAWFVEHYGDRTAEVKGREYTMREIISLLENSTEANPAPYPCIFDIPRSLPEILTLLQPLDLHYAKPNWLKNKLFEIGRWGGATELFIGGPGGKFPYLHLDYYHLNAWITQLYGEKRFTVFPRGQEHLLYPKPDDSWKSELNIFEPDFEKFPLYRDATPIHFTVGPGETLFIPFGTWHTAYSLTQTISVAFDQLNSKNCKPFMRDVWDFKKRQSTLKAVAMYSYAWLASQVCKIGEKAAA; encoded by the coding sequence ATGGATATTCAGCGCGTCGGCGACATCTCGCATCAGGAATTTATGCGTGATTTTTACAATCCCGGCATTCCAGTGATTTTTACGCAGGCTTCCAAGGTGTGGGAGGCCAACGGCCTCTTTACCCCGGCTTGGTTTGTCGAGCATTATGGCGACCGCACTGCCGAAGTGAAGGGCCGCGAATACACCATGCGCGAGATCATAAGCCTGCTCGAAAACAGCACCGAAGCCAACCCCGCTCCGTACCCTTGCATTTTTGACATCCCGAGGTCGCTGCCTGAGATTTTGACGCTTCTGCAGCCGCTTGATTTGCATTACGCCAAGCCCAACTGGCTTAAGAACAAGCTATTCGAGATTGGCAGGTGGGGCGGTGCTACCGAGTTGTTCATTGGCGGTCCGGGCGGCAAATTTCCCTATCTGCACCTCGATTACTATCACCTCAACGCCTGGATTACCCAACTCTACGGTGAGAAGCGCTTCACCGTATTCCCGCGCGGACAGGAACATTTGCTGTATCCAAAGCCCGACGACTCATGGAAGTCGGAGCTGAATATTTTCGAGCCCGACTTCGAAAAATTTCCCCTTTATCGCGACGCGACGCCTATTCATTTCACCGTTGGGCCGGGCGAAACCTTGTTTATTCCCTTCGGTACCTGGCACACGGCGTACTCGCTTACGCAGACCATTTCGGTGGCATTTGACCAGTTGAACAGCAAAAACTGCAAGCCTTTCATGCGCGATGTGTGGGATTTTAAAAAGCGGCAGAGTACACTTAAGGCCGTAGCCATGTATAGCTACGCCTGGCTAGCCAGCCAGGTCTGCAAAATTGGTGAAAAGGCAGCGGCCTGA
- a CDS encoding DUF427 domain-containing protein → MKAVWNNTVVAESDATVVVENNHYFPADSLKKEYFEDSIAHTSCPWKGRASYYSLRVNGELNKDAAWYYPETSEAAQNIKGYVAFWKGVKIS, encoded by the coding sequence ATGAAAGCCGTTTGGAACAACACCGTCGTGGCCGAGAGCGACGCCACCGTTGTGGTTGAAAACAACCACTACTTCCCCGCCGATAGCCTCAAAAAGGAATATTTTGAGGACAGCATCGCCCACACCTCCTGCCCCTGGAAAGGCCGCGCCAGCTACTACTCGCTGCGCGTAAACGGCGAGCTTAACAAAGACGCCGCTTGGTACTACCCCGAAACCAGCGAGGCCGCCCAAAACATCAAAGGCTACGTGGCCTTTTGGAAAGGCGTGAAAATCAGTTAA
- a CDS encoding vWA domain-containing protein, translating to MATGFRFRDFVPDEQPEKGFESLFKLFMQLVTITSGDVGESLSWLNELDKQYGLTDDGYGMGNFIDDLKKKGYIDEDEQKKGEFHITAKSEQQLRKSALEEIFGKLKKSSTGNHRTPQTGQGDEQSTDLREFRFGDSLEQIQMTESIRNAQLNHGVDDGFMLTEGDLEVRENEHKSQTSTVLMIDISHSMILYGEDRITPAKKVAMALAELVKQKYPKDTLDVIVFGNDAWQIEVKDLPYLQVGPYHTNTVAGLELAMDLLRKRKTPNKQIFMITDGKPTCLKEGNSYYKNSFGLDRKVVNKTLNIAAAARRVKIPITTFMITSDPYLQQFVEEFTEVNQGKAYYSGLKGLGHLVFEDYKKNRRKTL from the coding sequence ATGGCCACTGGCTTCCGCTTCCGCGATTTTGTGCCCGACGAGCAGCCCGAAAAAGGCTTTGAGTCGCTCTTTAAGCTGTTTATGCAGCTGGTTACCATCACTTCCGGCGACGTGGGCGAGTCCCTGTCCTGGCTCAACGAACTTGATAAGCAATACGGCCTGACCGACGATGGCTACGGCATGGGCAACTTCATCGACGACCTGAAGAAGAAGGGCTACATCGACGAAGACGAGCAGAAAAAAGGCGAATTCCACATCACTGCCAAGTCGGAGCAGCAGCTGCGGAAGTCGGCGCTGGAGGAAATCTTCGGCAAGCTCAAGAAAAGCAGCACCGGTAACCACCGCACGCCCCAAACCGGGCAGGGCGACGAGCAGAGCACCGACCTGCGCGAGTTCCGCTTCGGCGATTCGCTGGAGCAGATTCAGATGACCGAGTCGATCCGCAACGCCCAGCTCAACCACGGTGTAGACGATGGTTTTATGCTGACCGAGGGCGACTTGGAAGTGCGCGAAAACGAGCACAAGAGCCAGACCAGCACGGTGCTGATGATTGACATCTCGCACTCGATGATTCTGTACGGCGAAGACCGCATCACGCCCGCCAAGAAGGTGGCCATGGCCCTGGCCGAGCTCGTGAAGCAGAAGTACCCCAAGGACACGCTCGACGTGATTGTGTTCGGCAACGATGCCTGGCAGATTGAGGTGAAGGACCTGCCCTACCTGCAAGTGGGGCCCTACCACACCAACACCGTGGCCGGCCTGGAGCTGGCCATGGACCTGCTGCGCAAGCGCAAAACGCCGAACAAGCAGATTTTCATGATCACCGACGGCAAGCCTACCTGCTTGAAAGAGGGCAACAGCTACTACAAAAACAGCTTCGGCCTTGACCGCAAGGTGGTGAACAAAACGCTGAACATTGCCGCCGCCGCCCGCCGCGTGAAAATCCCTATCACCACGTTCATGATTACTTCCGACCCTTACCTCCAGCAGTTTGTGGAGGAATTCACGGAGGTGAACCAGGGCAAGGCCTACTACTCGGGCCTGAAAGGCCTGGGTCACCTGGTGTTCGAAGACTACAAAAAGAACCGCCGCAAGACCTTGTAG
- a CDS encoding c-type cytochrome: MKTVLRMIGLLLGLAVVANVGFVAFVAARGIPSYAPPKPALAQVLATPERLAQGEKLVLAACADCHLNRETGALSGHQLRDVTPDFGAVYASNITQDNVHGIGTWTDAELVGLLRTGIGRDGRYRVITPKFVHMSDEDVASVVAFLHADNAMAQPGPTASHPQEPSLLLKALSNTVMKPVLLPTGPVGAPTLTDAVAFGRYLLVGRYQCFECHSKDFKTNNALAPEKSDGYLGGGNKLLNAQGHEVVSRNITGDPGTGIGDWSEAQLGQALRFGRGPNGPLGAPMPKYSQLTDAEVHALYAYLQTVPKIKNATPEDGVLASK, encoded by the coding sequence ATGAAAACAGTTCTGCGCATGATTGGTCTGCTACTGGGTTTGGCTGTGGTGGCAAATGTTGGTTTCGTGGCGTTTGTTGCTGCGCGCGGCATCCCGAGCTACGCGCCCCCCAAGCCGGCCCTGGCCCAGGTACTGGCCACGCCCGAACGCCTGGCCCAGGGCGAAAAGCTGGTGCTGGCCGCCTGCGCCGATTGCCACCTCAACCGCGAAACGGGGGCCCTGTCGGGCCACCAGCTGCGCGACGTCACGCCCGACTTCGGGGCCGTGTACGCCTCCAACATCACCCAGGATAACGTGCACGGCATCGGCACTTGGACCGATGCCGAACTGGTGGGCCTGCTGCGCACCGGCATTGGGCGCGACGGCCGCTACCGGGTCATCACGCCCAAGTTCGTGCACATGTCGGACGAGGACGTGGCCAGCGTGGTAGCGTTTCTGCACGCCGACAATGCCATGGCACAGCCCGGTCCTACGGCTTCGCACCCGCAGGAACCTTCGCTGCTGCTCAAGGCCCTCAGCAACACCGTGATGAAGCCCGTACTCCTGCCCACCGGGCCCGTGGGGGCCCCTACCCTCACCGATGCCGTGGCCTTTGGCCGCTACCTGTTGGTGGGCCGCTACCAGTGCTTCGAGTGCCATTCCAAAGACTTCAAAACCAACAATGCCCTGGCGCCCGAAAAGTCGGACGGGTACCTGGGCGGGGGCAATAAGCTGCTGAACGCACAGGGCCACGAAGTAGTCAGCCGCAACATCACCGGCGACCCCGGCACCGGCATTGGCGACTGGAGCGAGGCCCAACTCGGCCAGGCGCTGCGGTTTGGCCGGGGCCCCAACGGCCCGCTGGGGGCTCCCATGCCCAAATATTCGCAGCTGACCGACGCCGAAGTGCACGCCCTGTACGCCTACCTGCAAACCGTGCCCAAAATAAAAAACGCCACCCCAGAGGATGGCGTTTTAGCATCGAAGTAA
- a CDS encoding sigma 54-interacting transcriptional regulator, whose protein sequence is MQHDQLPTNHSQHITTLGQLKKSGYKSRSVKTELRENLIRKLRLKEDVFPGIFGYDETVIPELQRAILAGHHINLLGLRGQAKTRIARLLINLLDEYMPVVEGSELNDDPLQPLSVFAKKLIEEHGDNTPVAWVHRDERYTEKLATPDVTVADLIGDADPIKAATLKLPYSDERVIHFGLIPRAHRGIFVINELPDLQARIQVSLFNILQEGDIQIRGFKVRLPLDIQFVFTANPEDYTNRGSIVTPLKDRIDAQIITHYPKSIEIGKRITKQEARIKEDQKGMVTTNEITHDLVEQVAVEARGSEFVDAKSGVSARLTISAFEQVVAGAERRALINGEKTTYVRVGDFISAVPAITGKVELVYEGEQEGAGIVAEKLMGKAIRTLFLNYFPDPDKSKKLKNRVSPYKTVQEWFGSGNTLDLLHDASDADYHAALDKVPGLRDIVKELHPNEDANTTYFLMEFLLHGLSEHSLISRNRLTAGAQFKDLLSSMFTMPKFDEGDDEDEEEEKPRRRR, encoded by the coding sequence ATGCAACACGACCAGCTTCCAACCAACCACTCGCAACACATCACCACCCTGGGCCAGCTGAAAAAGTCTGGCTACAAATCCCGCTCGGTGAAAACCGAGCTGCGGGAGAACCTGATTCGGAAGCTCCGCCTTAAGGAGGACGTCTTTCCTGGCATTTTTGGCTACGACGAAACCGTGATTCCCGAGTTGCAGCGCGCCATCCTGGCCGGGCACCACATTAACCTGCTGGGCCTGCGCGGCCAGGCCAAAACCCGCATTGCGCGTTTGCTCATCAACTTGCTCGACGAGTACATGCCCGTGGTGGAAGGCTCGGAGCTAAACGACGACCCGCTGCAGCCGCTGTCGGTGTTCGCCAAAAAGCTGATTGAGGAGCACGGCGACAACACGCCCGTGGCCTGGGTGCACCGCGACGAGCGCTACACCGAGAAGCTGGCCACGCCCGACGTGACCGTGGCCGACCTCATCGGCGACGCCGACCCCATCAAGGCCGCCACGCTGAAGCTGCCGTACTCCGACGAGCGGGTGATTCACTTCGGCCTGATTCCCCGGGCCCACCGCGGCATTTTCGTGATTAACGAGCTGCCCGACTTGCAGGCCCGCATCCAGGTATCGCTGTTCAACATTTTGCAGGAAGGCGACATCCAGATTCGCGGCTTCAAGGTGCGCCTGCCGCTGGACATCCAGTTCGTGTTTACGGCCAACCCCGAGGACTACACCAACCGCGGCAGCATCGTGACGCCGCTCAAGGACCGGATTGACGCCCAGATCATCACGCACTACCCCAAATCCATCGAAATCGGTAAGCGCATCACCAAGCAGGAAGCTCGCATCAAGGAGGACCAAAAAGGCATGGTGACGACCAACGAAATCACCCACGACTTAGTAGAGCAAGTGGCCGTTGAGGCCCGCGGCTCCGAGTTCGTGGATGCCAAATCGGGCGTATCGGCTCGCCTCACCATTTCGGCCTTCGAGCAGGTGGTGGCTGGCGCCGAGCGCCGGGCCCTCATCAACGGCGAGAAGACTACCTATGTGCGCGTGGGCGACTTCATCTCAGCTGTGCCCGCCATCACGGGCAAGGTGGAGCTGGTGTACGAGGGCGAGCAGGAGGGCGCGGGCATCGTGGCCGAGAAGCTCATGGGCAAGGCCATTCGCACCCTGTTCCTGAACTACTTCCCCGACCCCGATAAGTCGAAGAAGCTCAAAAACCGCGTTTCGCCCTACAAAACGGTGCAGGAGTGGTTCGGCAGCGGCAATACGCTGGACCTGCTGCACGACGCCTCCGACGCCGACTACCACGCCGCGCTGGACAAAGTGCCCGGCCTGCGCGACATCGTGAAGGAGCTGCACCCCAACGAGGACGCCAACACGACCTACTTTCTGATGGAGTTCCTGCTGCACGGCCTCAGCGAGCACAGTCTCATTTCGCGCAACCGCCTCACCGCCGGGGCCCAGTTCAAGGACCTGCTCTCGTCGATGTTCACCATGCCCAAGTTTGACGAGGGCGACGACGAGGACGAGGAAGAAGAAAAGCCCCGCCGCCGCCGCTAG
- a CDS encoding IS5 family transposase, protein MATTRCYPSDISDDEWAFVCPYLCLMREDAPQREHPLRALFNGLRYLAHTGCPWRYLPHDLPPWAAVYQQWERWRDARVFERIVHDLNELQRMLLGRAATPTAVIFDGRTLQSTPESGHRAGYDGAKRRKGSKAHIAVDTLGHLLSVVVTPANEQERAQVGELCRQVQEVTGQTVEVSFGDQGYTGEDPEYEAAVHDIDLQVIMKPEGQTGFVLLPRRWVVERSFAWCSRFRRLARDHERLSQTLQQLHFVVFACIMLARHASST, encoded by the coding sequence ATGGCGACAACGCGGTGTTACCCCAGTGATATTTCGGACGATGAATGGGCATTTGTGTGCCCCTACCTGTGCTTGATGCGTGAAGATGCGCCCCAACGGGAACACCCGTTGCGCGCCCTCTTTAATGGCTTGCGCTATCTGGCCCACACAGGTTGCCCCTGGCGTTACCTGCCCCACGACCTGCCGCCCTGGGCGGCCGTGTACCAGCAATGGGAGCGCTGGCGGGACGCCCGCGTATTCGAACGTATCGTACACGACTTGAATGAGTTGCAGCGAATGTTACTGGGCCGGGCAGCTACACCCACGGCCGTCATTTTTGACGGGCGCACGCTGCAAAGCACGCCTGAGAGTGGACACCGGGCGGGCTATGACGGAGCCAAACGGCGCAAGGGAAGTAAAGCGCACATCGCCGTGGATACGCTGGGCCACCTGCTGAGCGTGGTCGTCACCCCGGCTAATGAGCAGGAGCGGGCGCAGGTGGGCGAGCTATGTCGGCAGGTGCAGGAAGTGACGGGTCAAACGGTCGAGGTCAGCTTCGGCGACCAGGGGTATACGGGGGAGGACCCGGAGTACGAAGCGGCGGTGCATGACATTGACTTGCAAGTAATTATGAAACCAGAAGGGCAGACTGGTTTTGTATTATTGCCCCGCCGGTGGGTGGTCGAACGCAGCTTTGCCTGGTGCAGCCGCTTTCGGCGGCTGGCCCGCGACCACGAGCGCTTGAGTCAGACCTTACAGCAGCTTCATTTTGTCGTTTTTGCCTGTATTATGCTCGCCCGACACGCTTCAAGTACATAA
- a CDS encoding COG4705 family protein encodes MKKIAQVTLLFWIMKICATTLGETAGDQLAQTMKVGYGTSSLILLGFFVVVLAGQLAVSRYIPALYWATILATSTAGTTVSDYMDRTLGLGYATGSLILVALLGLVLGLWWLREKSLSVTEIKTRTGEVFYWAAILVSNTLGTALGDFLADDSGLGFGGGALLIGSALAVLVLAYYFTGISRVLLFWVAFVLTRPFGATFGDLLTKPTEKHGLGFGTQGSSLILFGLLVALVLYESLRKRPAGADPDTLV; translated from the coding sequence ATGAAAAAAATCGCCCAAGTCACCCTGCTGTTTTGGATAATGAAGATTTGCGCCACCACGCTGGGCGAAACCGCTGGCGACCAGCTGGCCCAAACCATGAAAGTGGGCTACGGCACCAGCTCGCTCATTCTGCTTGGCTTTTTTGTGGTGGTGCTGGCCGGGCAGTTGGCCGTGTCGCGCTACATTCCGGCGTTGTACTGGGCCACTATTCTGGCTACTAGCACGGCCGGCACCACCGTGTCCGACTACATGGACCGCACCCTGGGCCTGGGCTATGCCACGGGCTCGCTCATCCTGGTGGCGCTGCTGGGGCTGGTGCTGGGGCTGTGGTGGCTGCGCGAAAAATCCTTGTCCGTCACCGAAATCAAGACGCGCACGGGAGAGGTGTTCTACTGGGCCGCCATCCTGGTATCGAACACGCTGGGCACGGCCCTGGGCGATTTCCTGGCCGACGATTCCGGCCTGGGCTTCGGGGGCGGGGCCCTGCTCATTGGCAGCGCGCTGGCGGTGCTGGTGCTGGCATACTATTTCACCGGCATCTCGCGGGTATTGCTGTTCTGGGTGGCGTTTGTGCTCACGCGGCCGTTTGGGGCCACCTTTGGCGACTTGCTCACCAAGCCCACCGAGAAGCACGGGCTGGGCTTCGGCACCCAGGGCTCCTCACTCATCCTATTCGGGCTGCTGGTGGCGCTGGTGCTGTACGAGTCGCTACGAAAGCGCCCGGCTGGGGCCGACCCGGATACACTGGTGTAG
- a CDS encoding peptidylprolyl isomerase — protein MKTAEIHTPKGVMKVEFYEQDAPNTVKNFTDLAQKGFYDGTTFHRVIPNFVIQGGDPNTKPGAKGAPGTGGPGYKIDCETSGDHQYHERGVLSMAHAGKNTGGSQFFVVHSRDNTAHLDRVHTVFGKVVEGLDVIDQIKPNDTIEKIVVKDESAA, from the coding sequence ATGAAAACCGCCGAAATCCACACCCCCAAAGGGGTCATGAAAGTCGAGTTCTACGAGCAAGACGCCCCCAACACGGTCAAAAACTTCACCGACCTGGCCCAAAAGGGCTTCTACGACGGCACCACCTTCCACCGCGTCATCCCGAACTTCGTAATTCAGGGCGGCGACCCCAACACCAAGCCCGGCGCCAAGGGCGCACCCGGCACCGGGGGCCCCGGCTATAAAATCGACTGCGAAACCAGCGGCGACCACCAGTACCACGAGCGCGGCGTGCTGAGCATGGCCCACGCCGGCAAGAACACCGGCGGCTCGCAGTTCTTCGTGGTGCACTCGCGCGACAACACCGCCCACCTCGACCGCGTGCACACCGTATTCGGCAAAGTGGTGGAGGGCTTGGACGTCATCGACCAAATCAAGCCGAACGACACGATTGAGAAAATCGTGGTAAAAGACGAAAGCGCAGCGTAA
- a CDS encoding fasciclin domain-containing protein produces MKKQLFSLAGAFALTLALASCGNDKPAETATTTANATTKNPADSVAAMAGDSARMAKPGGVMVDGVAMTADKDIVDNAAGAKSVSTLVSLVKQAGLVETLKGTGPFTVFAPTNAAFAKLPKAAVAALTAPANAAKLKGVLTYHVIAGRLLAADLKDGQELTTVNGEKLKVMVKDGKVMVGNGKDAPATVQIADVISKNGVTHVIDGVVLPLEK; encoded by the coding sequence ATGAAAAAACAACTCTTCTCCCTCGCCGGCGCTTTCGCCCTGACCTTGGCCCTGGCCAGCTGCGGCAACGACAAGCCCGCCGAAACCGCCACCACCACGGCCAACGCTACGACCAAAAATCCCGCTGATTCAGTGGCCGCCATGGCCGGCGATTCGGCCCGCATGGCCAAACCCGGCGGCGTAATGGTGGACGGCGTGGCCATGACGGCCGACAAAGACATCGTGGACAATGCCGCGGGCGCCAAGAGTGTAAGCACCCTGGTATCACTCGTGAAGCAGGCCGGCCTGGTGGAAACCTTGAAAGGCACGGGCCCCTTCACCGTGTTTGCCCCCACCAACGCTGCCTTCGCCAAGCTGCCCAAGGCTGCCGTGGCTGCCCTCACGGCGCCCGCCAACGCCGCCAAGCTCAAAGGCGTGCTGACCTACCACGTCATCGCCGGCCGCCTGTTGGCCGCTGACCTGAAAGACGGCCAGGAGCTGACCACCGTGAACGGTGAGAAGCTGAAAGTAATGGTGAAAGACGGCAAAGTGATGGTGGGCAACGGCAAAGACGCCCCCGCCACCGTGCAAATTGCCGACGTGATTTCGAAAAATGGCGTTACCCACGTCATCGACGGTGTGGTGCTGCCGCTGGAGAAATAG
- a CDS encoding NAD(P)-dependent oxidoreductase, translating to MAKLAFLGLGNMGLAMAANLLKAGHTLTVYNRTAAKAAPLQTQGATVAATPAEAARGAEAVFTMVTDDDALTELVTGPEGMLHGLAPGAVHISCSTVAPATTTRLAEVHAAHGSEFVAAPVFGKPDAAAAAKLWLGLAGPPAARARVQPWLAPLGQGVHEFGDDPAAASVVKLCGNFMLGAAIEAMAEAFTLAEKSGVGRQPIYDFLVGTLFNCPVYQGYGRMIASKNYTPVGALPPIIRKDFRLVLDHAQQLAAPMPLAQLVHNRMSTTVARGEDDVDWTAFARRVSEDAGLEA from the coding sequence ATGGCAAAACTTGCATTCCTGGGCCTGGGCAACATGGGCCTGGCGATGGCCGCCAACCTGCTCAAGGCCGGCCACACCCTCACCGTGTACAACCGCACCGCCGCCAAGGCCGCCCCGCTGCAAACGCAGGGCGCCACCGTGGCCGCCACCCCCGCCGAAGCTGCCCGCGGCGCCGAAGCCGTGTTCACGATGGTAACCGACGACGACGCCCTCACCGAACTGGTGACGGGCCCCGAAGGAATGCTGCACGGCCTGGCCCCCGGCGCGGTGCACATCTCGTGCAGCACCGTGGCGCCCGCCACCACTACCCGCCTGGCCGAGGTCCACGCCGCCCACGGCTCGGAGTTTGTGGCCGCGCCGGTGTTCGGCAAGCCCGATGCCGCGGCGGCGGCCAAGCTCTGGCTGGGCCTGGCGGGGCCCCCGGCCGCCCGCGCGCGGGTGCAGCCCTGGCTGGCGCCGCTGGGCCAGGGCGTGCACGAGTTCGGCGACGACCCGGCCGCGGCCAGTGTAGTGAAGCTCTGCGGCAATTTCATGCTTGGGGCGGCCATCGAGGCCATGGCGGAAGCCTTCACGCTGGCCGAAAAAAGCGGCGTGGGCCGCCAGCCCATCTACGATTTCCTGGTGGGCACGCTCTTCAACTGCCCCGTGTACCAGGGCTACGGGCGCATGATTGCCTCCAAAAATTACACGCCCGTGGGGGCCCTGCCGCCCATCATCCGCAAAGATTTCCGTCTCGTGCTCGACCACGCCCAGCAGCTGGCCGCGCCCATGCCCCTGGCCCAGCTCGTGCACAACCGCATGAGCACCACCGTAGCCCGCGGCGAAGACGACGTGGACTGGACCGCTTTCGCCCGCCGCGTATCGGAAGATGCCGGCCTGGAGGCGTAG